The sequence GGGCCGGGCTCGTTTTTGCAACCGATGGATAAAAACCGAAGCGTACCTGAAAGAGCAAGAGGCCAACGAGGCTATCTGGCCTGGTGTGATGGGACCTTTCGATTTCAGCTTGCCGGGCTTTCCTATTAAAGATACGTCAAACACCGACGTGATGTACTTCAACGGCCATATCATGTCACTCTGGTATAACGCTGGCACCCCTTACAAGCTGGACACCAAAACCCTTGAGACCGTAGGCCGGGAAGACCTGAATGGCCAGCTCAAACGCGCGCTTTCAGCTCACTCCAAAGTTGACTGGGAGAAAGAAGAGTTAATCTTCTTTGACTACTTCGATGAATTCCCCTACATGAGTTATGGCATTGCCGACAAGAAGGGCAATGTAATACATCAGCAGGATATTGAGCTACCCGGCCCACGCCTGCCCCATGATATCGGTGTGACTCAGAACTATGTCATTCTGCATGACTGCCCCTTTTATCATGATGTTGAGCTGCTTAAGAAAACAAAAAAGCGGGTAATGACGTTTCATACTGATGTTCCCACCAGATTTGGTGTACAGCCCAGATATGGTGCGGGGAGTGAAGTGAAATGGTTTGAATGCGAACCCTGTTACATACTTCACACGGTAAATTGCTGGGAAGAGGGTGACTGGGTGATCCAGGTTGGTTGCAGGTCAACCAACCCGATGCCAAAGGCTGACCCCAGCGAAGGTAAGCTCTCTCATATGCTGGCCTATATGCGGCTGGAAGCCAATATGTATGTCTGGAAATTCAATCTCAAAACCGGCGAGGTTATTGAAGGTGATCTGGATACACTGAACACTGAGTTCTGTTGCTCTAACCCGCTCTATCTTGGGTACAAAAGCAAATACAGTTACAACCAG comes from Lacimicrobium alkaliphilum and encodes:
- a CDS encoding carotenoid oxygenase family protein encodes the protein MSQFEITDRNTIRLSRDGRESPDSPEWTRNIDNPYLHGVYAPTTIETDTDELEIVSGSIPEDLYGAYLRNGPNPVHEPRFNYHPFDGDGMLYAIYFKQGRARFCNRWIKTEAYLKEQEANEAIWPGVMGPFDFSLPGFPIKDTSNTDVMYFNGHIMSLWYNAGTPYKLDTKTLETVGREDLNGQLKRALSAHSKVDWEKEELIFFDYFDEFPYMSYGIADKKGNVIHQQDIELPGPRLPHDIGVTQNYVILHDCPFYHDVELLKKTKKRVMTFHTDVPTRFGVQPRYGAGSEVKWFECEPCYILHTVNCWEEGDWVIQVGCRSTNPMPKADPSEGKLSHMLAYMRLEANMYVWKFNLKTGEVIEGDLDTLNTEFCCSNPLYLGYKSKYSYNQYIMQRDKDNVGTLAFGALLKYDIETGQYDRYDYGPGVFGSETPFCPRRSATRADPEDDGYLVNFVTDTNDWTSYCLIFDAKDITKGPVCKIKLPHRLPYGFHANWARGEDLSL